One Ostrea edulis chromosome 2, xbOstEdul1.1, whole genome shotgun sequence genomic region harbors:
- the LOC125678194 gene encoding uncharacterized protein LOC125678194 isoform X5 → MASKKLDLTNDSRRNEVLLKDRVKELEEEIVSLKKRLDELRKAKNTTVLKREREILEVGTPFGRRDSKPTVTAPPPPPAATSKVPADFQKKLEDLKIQLEAAEKNHASQMKEAEAKLSNLRGTNSKEMEEMRKKFAKDMEALKKAMEKDSECGHKPLIEALQQQLLELQADNAALLMENSDLKDKVNSLVTELSIKEATWCETEEKLKIEKRVSGGCQRAI, encoded by the exons ATGGCATCCAAGAAACTTGACCTGACCAATGACAGTAGAAGAAATGAAGTTTTGCTAAAAGATCGAGTAAAAGAG TTGGAGGAGGAAATTGTCAGTTTGAAGAAAAGATTGGATGAATTGAGAAAAGCTAAAAATACCACAGTTCTGAAACGCGAGAGAGAAATCCTGGAAGTGGGGACACCCTTTGGAAGAAG GGATAGTAAGCCAACTGTCACTgctccccctccccctccagCCGCTACCAGCAAGGTTCCTGCAGACTTCCAAAAGAAGTTAGAAGATCTGAAAATTCAGCTTGAGGCTGCAGAGAAAAACCATGCCAGCCAGATGAAGGAGGCGGAGGCAAAACTATCCAATTTACGGGGAACcaattcaaaagaaatggaagaaatgcGTAAAAAGTTTGCAAAGGACATGGAAGCGCTAAAAAAAGCAATGGAAAAG GATTCAGAATGTGGCCATAAGCCACTCATTGAAGCTTTACAACAGCAGTTACTGGAGCTGCAGGCAGACAATGCAGCACTGTTAATGGAGAACAGCGATCTTAAAGACAAAGTTAACTCCCTTGTGACAGAGCTCAGTATAAAAGAAGCCACCTGGTGTGAAACAGAGGAAAAACTCAAAATAGAG
- the LOC125678192 gene encoding ATP-dependent RNA helicase me31b-like: MASATVEQNSGNHANSTDMKAGDLAGWKAKLNLPPKDLRVKTTDVTNTKGNEFEDFCLKRELLMGIFEKGWEKPSPIQEASIPIALTGRDVLARAKNGTGKTGAYTIPILEKADPSRDEVQSLVIVPTRELALQTSQICIEICKHLGLKVMVTTGGTNLKDDIMRLYDPVHVIIATPGRILDLMNKNLVKIGKCGMLVLDEADKLLSQDFKGMLDHIIAHLPHDRQILLYSATFPLTVEQFMRKYLNNPYEINLMDELTLKGVTQYYAFVQEKQKVHCLNTLFSKLQINQSIIFCNSTQRVELLAKKITELGYSCFYIHAKMNQQHRNRVFHDFRQGLCRNLVCSDLFTRGIDIQAVNVVINFDFPKHAETYLHRIGRSGRFGHLGVAINLITYDDRFSLHKIESELGTEIKPIPKNIDKSLYVAEFHMVNDIMEERDPNTQPSGR, translated from the exons ATGGCCTCGGCTACTGTTGAACAAAATTCTGGTAACCATGCCAACTCAACGGATATGAAAGCTGG AGATCTAGCTGGATGGAAGGCAAAGCTTAATCTCCCACCAAAGGACTTGAGAGTCAAAACCACT GATGTCACAAACACCAAAGGTAACGAGTTTGAAGATTTCTGTTTAAAACGAGAGCTTCTGATGGGGATATTTGAGAAGGGCTGGGAGAAGCCTTCTCCAATTCAGGAGGCCAGCATTCCTATTGCTTTAACAGGAAGAGACGTTCTAGCCCGTGCTAAAAATGGTACAGGAAAGACTGGAGCCTATACAATTCCAATTCTGGAAAAGGCGGACCCCAGCAGAGATGAAGTTCAGT CTCTTGTTATTGTGCCAACAAGAGAGTTAGCCCTCCAAACCAGTCAGATCTGTATTGAGATCTGCAAACACTTAGGGCTGAAGGTTATGGTGACAACGGGAGGAACAAATCTAAAGGATGATATCATGAGGCTGTATGACCCAG TACATGTGATTATTGCCACTCCTGGAAGAATCCTGGACCTGATGAACAAGAATCTAGTCAAAATTGGTAAATGTGGGATGCTTGTCCTGGATGAG GCTGATAAACTGCTGTCTCAAGACTTCAAAGGAATGCTAGACCACATCATTGCTCATCTTCCCCACGATCGGCAGATCCTTTTATATTCTGCTACTTTTCCTTTGACTGTTGAGCAATTTATG AGGAAGTATCTGAATAACCCATACGAGATCAACTTGATGGACGAATTGACTCTGAAGGGAGTAACTCAGTATTATGCCTTTGTACAGGAAAAACAAAAGGTCCACTGTCTCAACACTTTATTCTCTAAG TTGCAAATTAACCAGTCCATCATCTTTTGTAACTCCACACAAAGAGTAGAACTTCTGGCCAAGAAAATTACTGAGCTGGGTTACTCCTGTTTCTACATTCATGCTAAAATGAACCAGCAGCACAGAAATCGAGTGTTCCATGACTTCAGACAGGGACTGTGCAGGAACCTTGTGTGTTCAG ATCTTTTTACCAGAGGTATAGACATTCAGGCAGTAAATGTCGTCATCAACTTTGACTTCCCCAAACATGCCGAGACATATCTCCACAGAATTGGTCGATCAGGGCGATTTGGACACCTGGGAGTTGCCATTAATCTCATTACTTATGATGACAG GTTTTCGTTGCACAAGATTGAAAGTGAATTGGGAACAGAGATTAAACCCATTCCAAAGAACATTGACAAGTCCCTTTACGTGGCAGAATTTCATATGGTGAACGATATTATGGAGGAAAGGGATCCCAACACACAACCGAGTGGACGCTAG
- the LOC125678194 gene encoding uncharacterized protein LOC125678194 isoform X1, giving the protein MASKKLDLTNDSRRNEVLLKDRVKELEEEIVSLKKRLDELRKAKNTTVLKREREILEVGTPFGRRDSKPTVTAPPPPPAATSKVPADFQKKLEDLKIQLEAAEKNHASQMKEAEAKLSNLRGTNSKEMEEMRKKFAKDMEALKKAMEKDSECGHKPLIEALQQQLLELQADNAALLMENSDLKDKVNSLVTELSIKEATWCETEEKLKIELNKEWGEKYKAWMERTESKIHELQEANTMLSPEYTRGLGIRTPDIVRLLLDTVVHSWPWNEDP; this is encoded by the exons ATGGCATCCAAGAAACTTGACCTGACCAATGACAGTAGAAGAAATGAAGTTTTGCTAAAAGATCGAGTAAAAGAG TTGGAGGAGGAAATTGTCAGTTTGAAGAAAAGATTGGATGAATTGAGAAAAGCTAAAAATACCACAGTTCTGAAACGCGAGAGAGAAATCCTGGAAGTGGGGACACCCTTTGGAAGAAG GGATAGTAAGCCAACTGTCACTgctccccctccccctccagCCGCTACCAGCAAGGTTCCTGCAGACTTCCAAAAGAAGTTAGAAGATCTGAAAATTCAGCTTGAGGCTGCAGAGAAAAACCATGCCAGCCAGATGAAGGAGGCGGAGGCAAAACTATCCAATTTACGGGGAACcaattcaaaagaaatggaagaaatgcGTAAAAAGTTTGCAAAGGACATGGAAGCGCTAAAAAAAGCAATGGAAAAG GATTCAGAATGTGGCCATAAGCCACTCATTGAAGCTTTACAACAGCAGTTACTGGAGCTGCAGGCAGACAATGCAGCACTGTTAATGGAGAACAGCGATCTTAAAGACAAAGTTAACTCCCTTGTGACAGAGCTCAGTATAAAAGAAGCCACCTGGTGTGAAACAGAGGAAAAACTCAAAATAGAG CTGAATAAAGAGTGGGGAGAAAAGTACAAGGCATGGATGGAGAGGACTGAGAGTAAAATCCACGAGCTTCAGGAGGCCAACACCATGTT GAGTCCTGAGTACACTCGTGGCCTTGGAATCAGGACCCCTGACATCGTGAGGTTGCTCCTTGATACCGTCGTACACTCGTGGCCGTGGAATGAGGACCCCTGA
- the LOC125678194 gene encoding uncharacterized protein LOC125678194 isoform X4, whose product MASKKLDLTNDSRRNEVLLKDRVKELEEEIVSLKKRLDELRKAKNTTVLKREREILEVGTPFGRRDSKPTVTAPPPPPAATSKVPADFQKKLEDLKIQLEAAEKNHASQMKEAEAKLSNLRGTNSKEMEEMRKKFAKDMEALKKAMEKDSECGHKPLIEALQQQLLELQADNAALLMENSDLKDKVNSLVTELSIKEATWCETEEKLKIEERERDHPTSMYNISFHRRKEN is encoded by the exons ATGGCATCCAAGAAACTTGACCTGACCAATGACAGTAGAAGAAATGAAGTTTTGCTAAAAGATCGAGTAAAAGAG TTGGAGGAGGAAATTGTCAGTTTGAAGAAAAGATTGGATGAATTGAGAAAAGCTAAAAATACCACAGTTCTGAAACGCGAGAGAGAAATCCTGGAAGTGGGGACACCCTTTGGAAGAAG GGATAGTAAGCCAACTGTCACTgctccccctccccctccagCCGCTACCAGCAAGGTTCCTGCAGACTTCCAAAAGAAGTTAGAAGATCTGAAAATTCAGCTTGAGGCTGCAGAGAAAAACCATGCCAGCCAGATGAAGGAGGCGGAGGCAAAACTATCCAATTTACGGGGAACcaattcaaaagaaatggaagaaatgcGTAAAAAGTTTGCAAAGGACATGGAAGCGCTAAAAAAAGCAATGGAAAAG GATTCAGAATGTGGCCATAAGCCACTCATTGAAGCTTTACAACAGCAGTTACTGGAGCTGCAGGCAGACAATGCAGCACTGTTAATGGAGAACAGCGATCTTAAAGACAAAGTTAACTCCCTTGTGACAGAGCTCAGTATAAAAGAAGCCACCTGGTGTGAAACAGAGGAAAAACTCAAAATAGAG gagagagagagagaccatcctacttcgatgtacaatatatcattccacagaaggaaagaaaattga
- the LOC125678194 gene encoding uncharacterized protein LOC125678194 isoform X3 codes for MASKKLDLTNDSRRNEVLLKDRVKELEEEIVSLKKRLDELRKAKNTTVLKREREILEVGTPFGRRDSKPTVTAPPPPPAATSKVPADFQKKLEDLKIQLEAAEKNHASQMKEAEAKLSNLRGTNSKEMEEMRKKFAKDMEALKKAMEKDSECGHKPLIEALQQQLLELQADNAALLMENSDLKDKVNSLVTELSIKEATWCETEEKLKIELNKEWGEKYKAWMERTESKIHELQEANTMLRGYLEAAREQYEES; via the exons ATGGCATCCAAGAAACTTGACCTGACCAATGACAGTAGAAGAAATGAAGTTTTGCTAAAAGATCGAGTAAAAGAG TTGGAGGAGGAAATTGTCAGTTTGAAGAAAAGATTGGATGAATTGAGAAAAGCTAAAAATACCACAGTTCTGAAACGCGAGAGAGAAATCCTGGAAGTGGGGACACCCTTTGGAAGAAG GGATAGTAAGCCAACTGTCACTgctccccctccccctccagCCGCTACCAGCAAGGTTCCTGCAGACTTCCAAAAGAAGTTAGAAGATCTGAAAATTCAGCTTGAGGCTGCAGAGAAAAACCATGCCAGCCAGATGAAGGAGGCGGAGGCAAAACTATCCAATTTACGGGGAACcaattcaaaagaaatggaagaaatgcGTAAAAAGTTTGCAAAGGACATGGAAGCGCTAAAAAAAGCAATGGAAAAG GATTCAGAATGTGGCCATAAGCCACTCATTGAAGCTTTACAACAGCAGTTACTGGAGCTGCAGGCAGACAATGCAGCACTGTTAATGGAGAACAGCGATCTTAAAGACAAAGTTAACTCCCTTGTGACAGAGCTCAGTATAAAAGAAGCCACCTGGTGTGAAACAGAGGAAAAACTCAAAATAGAG CTGAATAAAGAGTGGGGAGAAAAGTACAAGGCATGGATGGAGAGGACTGAGAGTAAAATCCACGAGCTTCAGGAGGCCAACACCATGTT
- the LOC125678194 gene encoding uncharacterized protein LOC125678194 isoform X2 yields the protein MASKKLDLTNDSRRNEVLLKDRVKELEEEIVSLKKRLDELRKAKNTTVLKREREILEVGTPFGRRDSKPTVTAPPPPPAATSKVPADFQKKLEDLKIQLEAAEKNHASQMKEAEAKLSNLRGTNSKEMEEMRKKFAKDMEALKKAMEKDSECGHKPLIEALQQQLLELQADNAALLMENSDLKDKVNSLVTELSIKEATWCETEEKLKIELNKEWGEKYKAWMERTESKIHELQEANTMLRTYFNSQKPKGPDPTGQDKD from the exons ATGGCATCCAAGAAACTTGACCTGACCAATGACAGTAGAAGAAATGAAGTTTTGCTAAAAGATCGAGTAAAAGAG TTGGAGGAGGAAATTGTCAGTTTGAAGAAAAGATTGGATGAATTGAGAAAAGCTAAAAATACCACAGTTCTGAAACGCGAGAGAGAAATCCTGGAAGTGGGGACACCCTTTGGAAGAAG GGATAGTAAGCCAACTGTCACTgctccccctccccctccagCCGCTACCAGCAAGGTTCCTGCAGACTTCCAAAAGAAGTTAGAAGATCTGAAAATTCAGCTTGAGGCTGCAGAGAAAAACCATGCCAGCCAGATGAAGGAGGCGGAGGCAAAACTATCCAATTTACGGGGAACcaattcaaaagaaatggaagaaatgcGTAAAAAGTTTGCAAAGGACATGGAAGCGCTAAAAAAAGCAATGGAAAAG GATTCAGAATGTGGCCATAAGCCACTCATTGAAGCTTTACAACAGCAGTTACTGGAGCTGCAGGCAGACAATGCAGCACTGTTAATGGAGAACAGCGATCTTAAAGACAAAGTTAACTCCCTTGTGACAGAGCTCAGTATAAAAGAAGCCACCTGGTGTGAAACAGAGGAAAAACTCAAAATAGAG CTGAATAAAGAGTGGGGAGAAAAGTACAAGGCATGGATGGAGAGGACTGAGAGTAAAATCCACGAGCTTCAGGAGGCCAACACCATGTT GAGGACCTACTTTAACAGTCAGAAACCCAAAGGGCCAGATCCTACAGGCCAGGACAAGGACTAG